The Tursiops truncatus isolate mTurTru1 chromosome 9, mTurTru1.mat.Y, whole genome shotgun sequence DNA segment TGCATTTcagaaaaagacacattcactGCTAATATGAATTTGAGCACGTGCAGATTCTGCTACAGGGCAGTTTTTCATTCTCCATGCAGTTCTGATGCACCTGCTGAAATTTGTATTCTCTTTGTAAACTTTGATCTTGCGTGTGGGAAGGCTAGTATGTACTTATTACAAAATTATCATACTTTAATTACATATATGGTAAAATTGGCTGGGAGCAATTTTATTTAGGGactcattttaaaatagatacGTAGTGCTGCTGAAGATTTTGTAGAAATTTCTAGTCAATCTTAAGTATTCAAAAAAGCCACCTCTCAACTGAGCCCTTGTGAACGTGTATATAAGCATCCTTGTAAAGTCTGAAAATGTAAGACATGCTGAGAAATCTATTGACTTTTCAATATAGTTTTTAATAGTTGTTGAAAGTTTTGATGTTTTATGACAGCCTAGCCAATAAAGATCACAGAATTGACATGCTGGTTGgcagtaaattttttaaaagcagaataaatTTCTGTGACTATCTAAGCAAAATATTTCCATAATTAATCCACATGGTCATAACAGATGGTTAAATTGAAGAAATGTCCTTGAAGTTATTCTTTTAACAGATGTTCTTAACTATTAGCTTCATGTTTTTACTCACCTAAATTTCCAAATCATCGAATAAAAGTTAACATATGCTTTCATCCCTTTAACAGGCAGAGTCGTAATTGATGCCAAGTTTGCCATAGTAGAGAAATTACTTCAGTGGCatatttctaatgtttttctctttcccaccctATAATTGTCCATCCCCGTCCACTGGTCatgtctccttttttcttttacataggGTCCTACAGAATGCACTTCTGCTTTCAGATAGCAGCCTTCACCTCTTCCTGCAAAGCCATCTGAATTCAGAAGACATCGAGGCATGTGTTTCCGGGCAGACTAAGTACTCCGTAGAAGAAGCAATTCACAAGTTTGCCTTGATGAACAGACGTTtccctgaagaagaagaagaaggaaaaaaagaaaatgatatagatTATGATTCAGAAAGGTATTTCCTTGCATTTTGATTTAATGTATACGTATTTATATAACACCTTGTGCACATGTGCgtgtgtatagatatatacacacactccaCTTTTTTGTTGATGTAATACTaagataatgaaaaaattaattgacTGAGATTTTATTGAGCTGTGACAGCTCATCATAGTAGTCTTCACACACACCTCCACACTGAATTAATGAATGCAGTAGAAATTCAATTATCTGCATTCTGATTATGTGACTTTCATTTAGTCAGACTTGAATTATTCGCGTTTAAATTATCTAGCTAAAAAAATATCCAACTGCACTCCAAATGGCTAATTAAAAGTCCAaatttcctgtctctctctgtgaCTGGAGATAATTAAAGTTCTCCTCTGTTACTCAGGCTTTGAGTGTGTTGTGAAAaccaatttcctctttttattattttccccctctcttcttttccagttcATCCTCCGGGGTTGGACATAGTAGTGATGACAGCAGTTCACACGGATGTAAAATGAGCACAGCTCTGCAGGaatcctgaaaaataattctaatgTTACCATTTTAGGAATAGCAAACTGTGTCCAGTCGTAGAGCAGAAAGCTTGCTAATAATATATTCTTAACTAAAGCTCACTGTCATATTAAGTATTTGAATTCGTAAAGATGTTGTGTTGTTTATTAGTGGTATTTTTATGTTGTCCTATTTTGGCTAAGCTTCTGTAAAAAGCTAAAAGCCAGTGAATGCAGTATTCTCCTTGATAGGCGCACGCTATTGGTAAAACAAGATCCTGCCCTCAAATGAAAtgatttatatgttaaaaaaaacctagttggctttattgtattttaaaagataggtAAATAGGTAGCATTTGAAATCCAGATAGAGCATTCCTTCTTGTATCACTGGGGCAGTGTTAGCATAAACACAGCAGGTATGGTCTTAGCCGCTAGGAAGACTTTCAGCACAGACCAGAATGCCTCTGTCAGACAGGCGGCTGGAATTCTGTGGGTACCTCCCCTGCACTGGGAAAACACTTACTTTTGGGGTGGTTGATTGAAATGTTTTAAGAGTGTTTAACCTTTCCAGTATTCTATTTCAGACGTAAATGGAAAATGTATCTTATGAATAGAGAGAcgttaaaattatgtttacatcttagagaaaaagcccagaaatagcactagtcattttgcttatatttgcaatatatagattcagaaatacattttcattgtcCAAAATCAGCTTTAACACATGGTTTCTGGAAACAAACCATTTGTTTTCATTATCTGTGTGTAGTTAGAATTATAGGttcatgatttattttctcacttaatgTGCAATTTCTTATCACTAGATACCTTTCAGTGTCAGTGACAGTTGCTTGTTacttttttaagttaaaagtaggatcttataaaaattaataaattttgcCAACAAATATTCCCATAATTTAGAAAAGGATATGAACTTGCTAATTTCAgaattaattattcatttttaaaaagtcctttcttTTAAGGCATTTGCCTGAGCATctataaatgcttattttatgaAGCAGtaattaaatgtcttttttttctttttttagtggcCCAAAGATTAAATGTCTTAGATAAAGTACATTGAACTTCAAATTTCAGATAAAGCAGCATTTTCTTGAGATAATTGTTCAAGTTTCTTCCTAGTTGAATGGTACAAAATATCTCTGAAATTAACAGGAAGATATTTTTACATAACTGGTATAACTTGTTGCTTTAATTAAATATTACctcacctcattttattttaactaggagtttaaaagtattatttaaagAGTCTTTGAAATGCTTGTAACTAAGAAccaacagaaaaaattaaatttagaatacGAATGATCTCCTTAATTtcgcctttttgttttttgtttgctctaaaacattattaaacttttcgtaaatattttgatttaagGTATCTTGGATCTTGTTACTTTGTCATCTAAGACTCATTATTTTAAtacgggggaaaaaaagatttagcAGTTTCTTTTTATCTTGCTAACATGTAAAGTTTGCCATCCAGTCATTTGAGTGTGATCCCTAGGTCCTTGGCAATACGTATTTGCATTCAcgttatttctgttttactgcaGTTTTGAAAAGCATATAACGTGCCACCAATCGTCATGTGATTTTCAGATGATGTAACTATAGCTATCAAAATTGATATTAAGTAATGCCTAATACTGTGATATGTAAACTTCATGAGATCTTCATTTTCacattaaacatgaaaaaatcaACTTCAGTTTGTTGGATCGCTTATTTTATACAAGAGAATATATTTCTTCTGTCTTAGATCTAAATTCAGTGTGTTTTGAATGATtagtaatttttaatgaataattttggTAAAATTTGGTTTCATATTCACTGTAGCTGTGTACATTTAAGGTTTAGCCTTGGTTTGGTTGTTTTGATATCTAAGCACTGGCTTCTTTAAACTGATTTCCTGCagctgaaatatttaaatgaacttCAGCCCCCAATGgctttcttgttttgttcaaGTCCCTTATTTTTCTCCGCCATATTTTTATAAAGctttctttagaaaaagaaaacaattacttAAATAACTAAATAGCATAGATGTTTatgtaaaactattttaaatgtaacAAATTTAAAGAATTCTAATCCTGTTTGCTTTATGATTTACATACAAAAAACTGTATTTCCTTGGCTAATTCTTAAAGGGCACACTTATTCACCTATAAAGATAGTTTATGTGTTCTGTTTGAGAACTGGTTTTATATATAACCCAAAGGTGTCAACAATGAAAGTCAATACCTGTTACTTAGGGCTTCTTTTAAAGTCTCACTTGGAAGAAAGTGATTTAAATTCTAGTTaaaatttcaagttttaaaaattactaaggaaaaacagaaatgttaatCTTTAGTTATGTCCCTTAAGATATTAAATATCTTGCAGGAGCTTTTTAAGCCTAGTTCACATTTTACTAAGTAATTAAATACAAACAAGTGATACGCAATAACCTTACTATATAGtctggtaaaaaaaataaaatttctttcatgGCTATTAAGAATTTAAACAAATTCATTTATCCTAGCCACAATTACCATTATATCCCAACAGTAAACTGAATGTTGTTTTGAACTCAGTTTATGTTTTTTGGTGCCTTAAGGAGTCATCATTATTGAGCTACTGTGGTACAAATAAGGTTTTCAGTATTTCAGCTATAAATGAAGACCCTTTTCCATGAAAGGCctctaaaattttaagataaaaataacaaaaatttattctatttctaAATAGTTTTCCTCTTAATATTTAAATCACTTAGTTGGTATCCTATGAATACAATGCAGCATCTTTTCAATGTAGGAACAATTTATTTCAATAcaattttctgcttttgtttggaATATAGACctttattgtatatataatatatacacatattttcgAATACACAAAACTGTCTGAAATTAGTTATTGCAGGTTGACAGTCAAAGCATAGATACAATTTCCTTTGCACATAAAGGTcataagaaattaatacattttagtAGAATGGAGTTCAAAAAGTTTAGGACGTAAATAAGCAACAATTTCTTTAAGTTTGAAGTATTTACAAAGGATTTTGGCTCTATTCTTTGCCATATGCAGCTCACAAACGAGTCACCATTGTTCCTTTAAGTCAGGCACAATTGCTCTTCACTCTTGCTGGAAACTTTTCTAGATCATTGTTATGAACAGTGCATTGGACACTATTTTAGCTGCGCAAACTCTGGTAGtgacccttttctctttctccaaaatTCCAAAGACTGGTTTTCAAAAGATAGGAAacgagaaaaaaaattaagctacaGTTTTCTAAGGAATTTAAACTCTGGTCTAAAGAGACTATGCAAATGGTTTATGCCAAAGAGGAAAATACCCTTTCTCCCCCGACGAGAAGTGTAGACGCATCCAAAGCCCCACACCGCTTGTCTTTGCCGCTAGAGGCACAGCACGGGCATAACTTGCGgttgtttttgcttgtttcttaCCTCTGGGCCTTCTTTATagctctgccccccaccccaccggcGGCGGCGCTCCCGCGGCTGCACCCGGGCCGCCTGTTGGCTGCAGCGCCCGGCCGGCTCGCGCACACTCCCCGCGATGCGGCCCGCACACGCGCGCTCCCGCTGCCTCCCGCCCTGGCCGCTCAGCctccggcggcggcggcgactgCGTGGCAGGTAGCGAGCCAGTCGGCCTCGGTCCGGTAACCCATGGCAACCGCCCTGGTAACCCATAGCAACTGCGCGGCGGAAAGAAAGGGGGGAACCCGGGTGGAGGGGGGCAGCGGGTGGTGAGTGGGAACAACAACCGCAAAGAGACAGGATTTACAGCACCGACCTGCAGcgctccctcccctgcccacctgcctcgAACGTGGGCATCGCGAGGCCCCCTTCCCAGGGTTAGAGTGACAGCTTGGCggcttgaaaaaaataaataaaataatgcagagGGGCCTGGGGTGGTGGGTTTGGTGCAGGAGGGAGCTTTGAATACCGATGACCCCCTGGGGCCTCCGGGTTCAGTCGTCTCCGGGTCCCCGCTGGTTTGGCAGCGCGCGTGGAGCCGGCCCCCGCCGCTCGGGTGGGTTTCGGGCTTGGCTGGGTCAGGGCGGCCGGGCCGGGGAGACGGCGGCGGCCGTTCTCAGTCTAGGGCTGGACCCAAGTCTTTGTTCTGCAGATGCTCGCGCGGCACTGCGGCCTCCGCCCCGCCGCCCGGCCCGAGAAGGGGCGACGACGCGCCGCCGGCGCGGGTGTGGTTCAGGCCTAGAGCGGCCCCGGAGCGTCCCGGGGTCGCGGCGGGGCTGGGGCCAAGCCCACGCGTTGCGAAAGTTTTATCTGCGCACGCACCGCACACATTAGTCGACCCCTTTCTTCTCTAGTCTCCCCAGAACCCTAAATAAAACCTGCGGGTGGGCGCGCCGTCGCGTTAACCCGTTAATCTgtctgggaagggaggggaccGGCGACGCTTGGTGTCGGGACTTGCTCGCCGGAGAAGAAGCGCGTGCCTCTGGGTCCAGAAACGGCCCTGGGTCAGGGTTTAATGTGTGTATGTGGGAGGGTGGGGGACGTATAGGGAGGGACAAGTCCCTCACCCCATCAGGCCTGGAGCCCAGAGGCCGAGCTTCCTTTACCCTGGAAAAAAGCGCGCGGCCAGTGGCGACCCGATGCAAGGCTGCGGGAGGACAGAGGGGGGCGCTGCTGGGCAGCGCGGTGGCCCGGCGGTCCGCGGCAGAACGCGCCGCCTGGGGTCTGGCTAGCTGTCTGTGTGGTGGCGTGGTGTTAGGGCTCCCAAGTGGAAAGAACCCACGCTTCACACAGCTTTCCGTCGGTGCTTGGGAGCATCATCTGCTCGCTTGTGTATTCGCCGAACACCCAGCCTTCAAAAGGATGATGCAGGAAACACAACCGGAACAGGTTCCATTGGATACAGAGTACCTAGGTACTTAAAAAGTCCATTCCATCAGGAAATGTAGTGTGGTGAAGAGAGATGGCACTGGACGCCTATAGTTCTAGGTCTAAATCTAACTAGTTGTGATTCCAGGTGCATTTTGATGTTTTAAGAAGGATAAGGCCCGGATAATTTTTGAAGTCCTTTGAGATCTTAATCCTCAATTATTCTCCCTCTGTAGGTGTGTGCCAGTTACAAATACAAATAGCAAAGCCTACACAAAGACCTGCACAAGTATATATTTGTACAATATATGGTCCTGAAAAGGTGAGTAGATCAACAGTGTTCTATATATCTAATACTTTTACTGGTAAACAAAAGGGAAACTGGCTAAAGAATCCTATTGTAATCCTTTCATAAGGAAAAGAATCTTCTGAATATATGCTTTTGTTGCCGCAGATCTTAGGGAAGCTTTGGTTTATTTGCACAAACGTGCACGTTCTGGGCTCCGCTGCCTACTGGGCACCAGGTACAAAGGAGACTGTAAACTCTCAGACCTGTGTAAACTGTAAAAGATAGCTTGCCTGCCCTGGGATCCATTCAGTACAATCCCAGCCCTCTGCATAGTGGTGTACTGGGAGCCCTGTGctgtagtttaatttttttttttttttttaacaaaagcaaTTACAGAAAAGTGCAAATTTAACGTGTGACATTTAACATTTTGCTGTGGCAGGCAGCCTCCACTTAAATGGGGCCTTTCTGCAGAACAACAGGAGCCAAAAGGCCTTGTGTCATGGAGTAATGTAAGACACAATCTGGGCTGCAAATGCACAATGAATCGGGAAGGATTTATGTAATTAATTGACCAGTCTTAACCTGTTATCGTGATGTAAGGAATTTGGAACTCATTAATTTGGGTTCTGACAGATTTCATATTAGAGCTGGCAAATATGGATTGAGCCTCTTATTCTTGTAGCAGCTGGAATTTCCATGACAGTGAGGATTAGTGAAGAAGACCTATTGCTGGAGTCAAACTGCCTCTTTGTAATCAGTAGCCCTGCTCTGTATTAAAAggataatgggaaaaaaaaaaaagtaagaaaaaaaaaaggtaaaagcatATTACCTGGCTGAAGGAGCGGAAGGGGCTGCTGCTCACACTGCTGGCATGTGTACTGAGCACAAGCATCTGCAGctgaatgaaaacattaatttcaaTCATAAAGTTAGCTGGTTTCTCAAGCACCTTGAGAGCAGGTGAAGGTAGAAGGGTCTCAGGGTCAGGTTTAGTATAGTTGTCAAAGTTAGAAGGGATTAAAAGATGGAGCCTTTGAATTTCCTCTGTGTGCACACAGAAATGGATGCAGAAGGACATAGAAGTCTTATGAGGGGCAAATGGCATTTTCTGAATATCATATCCACAAATGAGCGATTCAGAGCCCTGAAGGAGAAACTGGCTTTCTCAGGAGCCACTGACTGTCTCCTAGTCAGAGCCCCTTCGTGGACCTCATGAAACCCAGAATTCACATAATGAGCAGTTCGTCGATAATCTAATTTGTGTCCTTTTCACAGAATACGATGTTTAATGAATCACCCATTTGGAACTCTCTAGTTTCTTCTTTGAGATTTTaagaaaatccattaaaaatcTAACTTTCATTTTCACCCTCTTTGATAATCAGAAAAATGCTAGGTTGGAAAAAAGTTCGAAGATTAAactaaatgctttttcttttcctttctttcacaatAGGTTTCCCCAATTACTGTGCAACGTGATAAGGTTAATATAACAACTGCCATAAGGATCATTAATACAGGAAGATAAGCAAAGTtgcacatttaaaacattttcagggTATCATTTGCCTCCTTCTGCTAATGCAGAATACAAGCACtgcatatttaactttttagACATAAAGCCCAGTTGACCTTTTCTAGTATGTTATTCATACTAGAATATTCATAAATACTATTCAAAGTTGGATACTGACTGCTcttgaaatgtgtttttaaatttgtatattactttaaaaattttccaaacaactttaattttaatataagaaatattgTTACAATGTGAATCTTTGCAAAAACGAAAGGATTTCCAATCTCCTCTCCCACTTTTTTTGCTGTCTTGATTCCAACCAAATTCCAaagtaaagaatttttttttagtgataaTGGAATATGATCTAGCAATGAAGTGCTTGGTACAAAGGTTTGTTTTGTGATTATCTTGTTAAGGTGTGATTTCTTCAGCTTTGGTTCCATTTAAGCGCATGCATAAACACTGGAAATTTGCATCAGTATATTAATGTTTTCCTTCACGTTGAGAGCAAAAAAAGAGCTAGTAGTTgttattggtattattatttcAGTGGGAAATCTGTGAAGATAAACAATTGATATCAGCAAGACTTGGATAACTAGTATAAACCTTGACAAGGGCGATTAATAGTGTATATAAACACACTTCAAATTTGTATACACTATCTCAGCTCTCACCTAgggatttctttgtatttttttaaaagggtaatTTGTAAGTTGACAATTACAAGGTTATCAGCTTATGTGCTGTATGTACTGTTTATATATTGGAGGTATGGAATGGACACTTTGAAGTGTGATTTAGCCTAGAGGGTGTTGACAGGAAGGAAGTCTAGTGAACagagttctggctctgccactaacatATACCCAAAGGCAGCTCCCACCCTCTGTAGACTGCAGTTTCCTCATCACTACAATAAGAAGACAATACAGAATGTCTTTAAAGGTATTAATAAGGgttatagaaagaaagaaagaaaggaaagaaagaaaggaaagaaagaaagaaaaagaaagaaagaaagaaaggaagaaaggaaaaaaggaagaaggaaggaaggaagaaagagagggcgGAGGTTTTCATGGTCTCTTACATTATTTCTGCAGGACTTCTCAGTGCCTTTCATATGTTGATATacagtgagtgagagagagagagagagagagagagagagagagagagtgtgtgtgtgtgtgtgtgtgtgtgtgtgtgtgtgtgtgagatactgttttttaaaaccgTATCCAAGAAGACAATACAAATTTTATGATCTTTTGAATCTATAATACTTTGGATTCCTTCCCAGAATGGTTAAGGGA contains these protein-coding regions:
- the SNX10 gene encoding sorting nexin-10 isoform X3, translating into MFPEQQKETNSMCFTMKTSCVRRRYREFVWLRQRLQSNALLVQLPELPSKNLFFNMNNRQHVDQRRQGLEDFLRKVLQNALLLSDSSLHLFLQSHLNSEDIEACVSGQTKYSVEEAIHKFALMNRRFPEEEEEGKKENDIDYDSESSSSGVGHSSDDSSSHGCKMSTALQES
- the SNX10 gene encoding sorting nexin-10 isoform X4; this translates as MDAILTNSMCFTMKTSCVRRRYREFVWLRQRLQSNALLVQLPELPSKNLFFNMNNRQHVDQRRQGLEDFLRKVLQNALLLSDSSLHLFLQSHLNSEDIEACVSGQTKYSVEEAIHKFALMNRRFPEEEEEGKKENDIDYDSESSSSGVGHSSDDSSSHGCKMSTALQES